One stretch of Saccharopolyspora erythraea DNA includes these proteins:
- a CDS encoding PH domain-containing protein, translating into MFAPKDPDEYLLESERRVIRVRRHWACLVWDLFEAFGLLAGLVMVSYLLPGGSTLPMNVLWYAGLIVLLRFTYQILSWYVERIVVTDKRFLITTGVFDINVAMMPITKVTDLTFRRTLLGRMLGYGTLIVESAGQIQALNRIEYVPNPDRVEEAISGLVFGDKKAQQDRFSMLKARRAAVGRRKAKL; encoded by the coding sequence GTGTTCGCTCCGAAGGATCCCGACGAGTACCTGCTCGAGTCCGAGCGACGGGTCATCCGGGTTCGCCGGCATTGGGCGTGCCTGGTGTGGGACCTCTTCGAGGCGTTCGGGCTCCTGGCAGGTCTGGTGATGGTCTCCTACCTGCTCCCGGGCGGCAGCACGCTGCCGATGAACGTCCTGTGGTACGCGGGTCTGATCGTGCTGTTGCGCTTCACGTACCAGATCCTGAGCTGGTACGTGGAGCGCATCGTCGTGACCGACAAGAGGTTCCTCATCACCACCGGTGTCTTCGACATCAACGTGGCGATGATGCCGATCACCAAGGTCACCGACCTCACCTTCCGGCGGACGCTGCTGGGCCGCATGCTCGGTTACGGCACGCTGATCGTCGAGTCCGCCGGTCAGATCCAGGCGCTCAACCGCATCGAGTACGTGCCGAACCCGGACCGGGTCGAGGAGGCCATCTCCGGCCTGGTCTTCGGCGACAAGAAGGCACAGCAGGACCGGTTCTCGATGCTCAAGGCCAGGCGCGCCGCCGTCGGCAGGCGCAAGGCCAAGCTCTGA
- a CDS encoding carbohydrate ABC transporter permease: MVSTKDALPVAKAISEGKKAERRLGWLLCAPAALVMVAVTGWPILYAVWLSFQRFDLKYPDQREFVGLENYVTVLTNGYWWSAFWVTVLITVVSVAIEFVLGMGLALIMHRALVGRGLVRTVSLIPYGIVTVVAAFSWRYAWTPDTGYLANLFAPDSAPLTDRAGSLAIIILAEIWKTTPFMALLLMAGLALVPDDLLKAAAMDGAGPWQRFVKVMLPVMKPAILVALLFRTLDAFRVFDNIVVLTSGSQDTSSVSVLAYNNLIKGLNLGIGSTMSVLIFIAVALIAFLFVKLFGAAAPGGDDKGRP, from the coding sequence ATGGTGTCGACCAAGGACGCCCTGCCGGTCGCCAAGGCGATCAGCGAGGGCAAGAAGGCCGAACGGCGGCTGGGTTGGCTGCTGTGCGCGCCGGCGGCGCTGGTCATGGTCGCGGTGACCGGCTGGCCGATCCTCTACGCGGTGTGGCTGTCGTTCCAGCGCTTCGACCTGAAGTACCCGGACCAGCGGGAGTTCGTCGGGCTGGAGAACTACGTCACCGTGCTGACCAACGGCTACTGGTGGTCGGCGTTCTGGGTGACGGTGCTGATCACCGTGGTGTCGGTGGCGATCGAGTTCGTGCTAGGCATGGGCCTGGCGCTGATCATGCACCGCGCGCTGGTCGGGCGCGGGCTGGTGCGAACGGTCAGCCTGATCCCGTACGGGATCGTCACGGTGGTCGCCGCGTTCAGCTGGCGCTACGCCTGGACCCCGGACACCGGGTACCTGGCGAACCTGTTCGCCCCGGATTCCGCACCGCTGACCGACCGCGCGGGTTCGCTGGCGATCATCATCCTCGCCGAGATCTGGAAGACCACGCCGTTCATGGCGCTGCTGCTGATGGCCGGTCTGGCACTGGTGCCAGACGACCTGCTCAAGGCCGCCGCGATGGACGGCGCCGGGCCGTGGCAGCGGTTCGTCAAGGTGATGCTGCCGGTGATGAAGCCGGCGATCCTGGTCGCGCTGCTGTTCCGCACCCTGGACGCGTTCCGCGTCTTCGACAACATCGTGGTGCTGACATCGGGCTCGCAGGACACCTCCTCGGTGTCGGTGCTGGCCTACAACAACCTGATCAAGGGCCTCAACCTCGGGATCGGATCCACCATGTCGGTGCTGATCTTCATCGCGGTGGCGCTGATCGCGTTCCTGTTCGTGAAGCTGTTCGGCGCCGCCGCGCCCGGCGGCGATGACAAGGGGAGGCCCTGA
- a CDS encoding CAP domain-containing protein produces MGILRSAARMFGLVAPGSGPRPGNDPAAEKARAGNSPEEPGARTDAERILELTNQARSEAGLPPLRISDALNRAAAAHSADMAAQDFISHTGSDGSDPVDRAKAAGYVLAELAENLSAGMGDPDSAFRQWMRSPEHSGNILDAGFTELGAGHAQGDGTRFTHYWTQVLARPS; encoded by the coding sequence ATGGGAATTCTGCGCAGCGCCGCGCGCATGTTCGGTCTTGTCGCCCCTGGATCCGGGCCACGGCCCGGAAACGACCCCGCAGCCGAAAAGGCGCGGGCCGGGAATTCCCCGGAGGAACCCGGGGCGCGGACCGACGCCGAACGCATTCTCGAACTGACCAACCAGGCCCGCTCCGAAGCCGGTCTGCCGCCGCTGCGGATCAGTGACGCGCTGAACCGCGCCGCGGCGGCGCACAGCGCGGACATGGCCGCGCAGGACTTCATTTCCCACACCGGCAGCGACGGCAGCGACCCCGTCGACCGGGCGAAGGCCGCCGGCTACGTCCTCGCCGAGCTCGCCGAGAACCTCTCGGCCGGCATGGGCGATCCGGACTCGGCGTTCCGGCAGTGGATGCGCAGTCCCGAGCACAGCGGGAACATCCTCGACGCCGGCTTCACCGAGCTCGGTGCCGGCCACGCGCAAGGTGACGGCACCCGGTTCACGCACTACTGGACGCAGGTGCTCGCCCGGCCGAGCTGA
- a CDS encoding carbohydrate ABC transporter permease, with the protein MAGVGGAETPGRKAGWTVLNIVVVIYALLPVLWILSLSFKTPATLGDGNLIPREWTLENYAAIFSTTEFTRALVNSIGIALIATAIAVVLGTMAAYAIARLEFPGKRLLVGVSLLIAMFPQVSLVSPLFEIERTLGLFDTWAGLILPYITFSLPLAIYTLSAFFREIPWELEKAAKMDGATPGQAFAKVIAPLAAPGVFTTAILVFIFCWNDFLFAISLTSTENSRTVPVALQFFTGDSQFEDPTGSISAAAVVITIPIIVFVLFFQRRIVSGLTSGAVKG; encoded by the coding sequence ATGGCCGGCGTGGGCGGGGCCGAGACCCCGGGGCGCAAAGCCGGGTGGACGGTGCTCAACATCGTCGTCGTGATCTACGCGCTGCTGCCGGTGCTGTGGATCCTGTCGCTGTCGTTCAAGACCCCCGCGACCCTGGGCGACGGCAACCTGATCCCGCGCGAGTGGACGCTGGAGAACTACGCGGCGATCTTCTCCACCACCGAGTTCACCAGAGCCCTGGTGAACTCGATCGGCATCGCGCTGATCGCCACCGCGATCGCCGTGGTGCTGGGCACGATGGCCGCCTACGCCATCGCCCGGCTGGAGTTCCCCGGCAAGCGGCTGCTGGTCGGCGTCTCGCTGCTGATCGCGATGTTCCCGCAGGTGTCGCTGGTCTCGCCGCTTTTCGAGATCGAGCGCACGCTCGGACTGTTCGACACCTGGGCCGGTCTGATCCTGCCCTACATCACGTTCTCGCTGCCGCTGGCCATCTACACCCTGTCGGCGTTCTTCCGCGAGATCCCGTGGGAGCTGGAGAAGGCCGCCAAGATGGACGGCGCGACCCCCGGTCAGGCTTTCGCCAAGGTGATCGCCCCGCTGGCCGCGCCCGGGGTGTTTACCACCGCCATCCTGGTGTTCATTTTCTGCTGGAACGACTTCCTGTTCGCCATCTCGCTGACCTCGACGGAGAACTCCCGCACCGTGCCGGTCGCGCTGCAGTTCTTCACCGGTGACTCGCAGTTCGAGGACCCCACCGGCTCGATCTCGGCGGCGGCCGTGGTGATCACCATCCCGATCATCGTGTTCGTGTTGTTCTTCCAGCGTCGCATCGTCTCGGGGCTGACCTCGGGCGCAGTGAAGGGGTAA
- a CDS encoding ABC transporter substrate-binding protein yields the protein MRPRGGGTRRRTRLTAVLGASLACASALTACAPASNANTVNLYYAPEENLQTVVDRCNAQSQGRYHIVYNKLPREADGQREQMVRRLAAQDPGMDVLGLDVTWTGEFAEANWIREWTGRNKEEAERGTLEGPLETARSGGKLYAAPKNTNVQLLWYRADLVDKPPATWDEMIAESQRLKREGKPYWISFSGAQFEGLFVHFNTLVESAGGRIVSADGKRAEIDAGAVRALEVLREFGRAGVTSPAMNNAKQDDVRMEFENGEAAFQLNWPFVYPSMQEDKPELAKKVEWARLPGVTPGVPSKSTIGGYNLAVSQYSTKPDLAFEAALCMRNPENQKFSAINDGVPPTIESVYQDPAMDAEYPMKETILEGLKDPGVRPVTPAAQNLSTVLTNLLAPVAAIDPPKTAEKMRTEVQNALDSKGVMP from the coding sequence GTGAGACCTCGCGGTGGCGGGACCAGGCGGCGGACTCGGCTGACGGCCGTGCTCGGGGCGTCCCTGGCATGTGCTTCGGCGCTGACGGCGTGCGCGCCGGCGTCGAACGCGAACACGGTGAACCTGTACTACGCCCCCGAAGAGAACCTGCAGACGGTCGTCGACCGCTGCAACGCCCAGTCCCAGGGCCGGTACCACATCGTCTACAACAAGCTCCCGCGCGAGGCCGACGGCCAGCGGGAGCAGATGGTGCGGCGGCTGGCGGCGCAGGACCCGGGCATGGACGTCCTGGGGCTGGACGTGACGTGGACCGGTGAGTTCGCCGAGGCGAACTGGATCCGGGAGTGGACCGGGCGCAACAAGGAGGAGGCCGAACGCGGCACGCTGGAGGGCCCGCTGGAGACGGCCCGCTCCGGCGGCAAGCTCTACGCCGCTCCGAAGAACACCAACGTGCAGCTGCTGTGGTACCGGGCCGACCTGGTGGACAAGCCGCCCGCGACCTGGGACGAGATGATCGCCGAGTCGCAGCGGCTCAAGCGCGAGGGCAAGCCCTACTGGATCTCGTTCAGCGGTGCCCAGTTCGAGGGCCTGTTCGTGCACTTCAACACGCTGGTGGAGTCCGCGGGCGGGCGCATCGTCTCGGCCGACGGCAAGCGTGCCGAGATCGACGCGGGCGCGGTGCGGGCGCTGGAGGTGCTGCGCGAATTCGGCCGGGCCGGGGTGACCAGTCCGGCGATGAACAACGCCAAGCAGGACGACGTCCGCATGGAGTTCGAGAACGGCGAGGCGGCGTTCCAGCTCAACTGGCCGTTCGTCTACCCGTCCATGCAGGAGGACAAGCCGGAGCTGGCCAAGAAGGTCGAGTGGGCGCGGCTGCCGGGTGTGACGCCGGGCGTGCCGAGCAAGTCGACCATCGGCGGCTACAACCTCGCGGTCAGCCAGTACTCGACCAAGCCGGACCTGGCATTCGAGGCGGCGCTGTGCATGCGCAACCCGGAGAACCAGAAGTTCTCCGCGATCAACGACGGTGTCCCGCCGACGATCGAGTCGGTCTACCAGGACCCGGCGATGGACGCGGAGTACCCGATGAAGGAGACGATCCTGGAGGGGCTCAAGGACCCGGGCGTGCGGCCGGTGACCCCGGCGGCGCAGAACCTCTCGACCGTGCTCACCAACCTGCTGGCCCCGGTCGCGGCCATCGACCCGCCGAAGACGGCCGAGAAGATGCGCACCGAGGTGCAGAACGCACTGGACTCCAAGGGCGTGATGCCGTGA
- a CDS encoding TetR family transcriptional regulator, translating to MVTRAPGLRERKKLHTRQALSWAAVRLAVERGLENVLVDDIAAAAGVSARTFNNYFSSKAEAIAARHLDRSRRAVAEFRTRPREEALWTAISHAVLSQYASDPSGSTPDWVAGIRLMISEPALRGEFLRAETLAEEEFAVVVGERTGTDPERDLYPRLVAAAVGAVGRVAIHRWLSVNPPGLLEPLLSNALDQIAAGLPDPSVSSAGLLRVD from the coding sequence ATGGTCACCCGTGCCCCGGGGCTCCGGGAGCGCAAGAAGCTGCACACGCGCCAGGCCCTGAGCTGGGCCGCGGTCCGGCTCGCCGTCGAGCGCGGGCTGGAGAACGTGCTGGTCGACGACATCGCCGCGGCAGCAGGGGTTTCGGCCCGCACGTTCAACAACTACTTCTCCAGCAAGGCGGAGGCGATCGCCGCGCGGCACCTGGATCGGTCGCGGCGGGCGGTCGCGGAGTTCCGCACCAGACCGCGGGAAGAGGCGCTGTGGACGGCGATCAGCCACGCGGTGCTCTCGCAATACGCCAGCGACCCCTCCGGTTCGACACCGGACTGGGTCGCCGGGATCCGGCTGATGATCAGCGAACCCGCGCTGCGCGGCGAGTTCCTGCGCGCCGAGACTCTGGCCGAGGAGGAGTTCGCGGTGGTGGTCGGGGAGCGGACCGGTACCGACCCCGAACGGGACCTCTATCCGCGGCTGGTGGCGGCCGCCGTGGGTGCTGTCGGCCGGGTGGCGATCCACCGCTGGCTGAGCGTGAACCCGCCCGGCCTGCTGGAACCGCTGCTCAGCAACGCGCTGGACCAGATAGCCGCGGGTCTCCCGGATCCGTCGGTCAGCAGCGCAGGGCTTCTGAGGGTCGACTGA
- a CDS encoding PHP domain-containing protein, which translates to MGVRIDLHTHSTESDGTDTPSELVATAIAAGLDVIALTDHDTTAGWAEAERAVREHGGPGRLRVVPGAELSCACPDGNGRTITVHLLAYLFDPRSTALAEEQSRLRAERRVRLRAMARRMADDGFPVDPDELMAGLPPDSPGGRPHLARALVRAGTVASVDEAFARYLGGRGSYYLPRTDTPVHRAIDMITDAGGVTVLAHPFAAARGPMVTSEVIAELAGHGLCGVEIDHPDHDPQVRDRLRALAAELDLVPTGSSDYHGTNKTIAIGQETTAPESLDRLAQRCTGSKIIG; encoded by the coding sequence ATGGGTGTGCGAATCGACCTGCACACGCATTCAACCGAGTCCGACGGCACCGACACGCCGTCGGAACTCGTCGCCACGGCGATCGCCGCCGGGCTCGACGTCATCGCCCTCACCGATCACGACACCACCGCGGGGTGGGCCGAGGCGGAGCGGGCGGTGCGGGAGCACGGCGGGCCGGGCCGCTTGCGGGTCGTCCCCGGTGCCGAGCTCTCCTGCGCCTGCCCGGACGGCAACGGGCGGACCATCACGGTGCACCTGCTCGCCTACCTCTTCGACCCGCGCTCCACCGCGCTGGCCGAGGAGCAGTCGCGGCTGCGCGCCGAGCGGCGGGTGCGGCTGCGCGCGATGGCGCGGCGGATGGCCGACGACGGCTTCCCCGTCGATCCCGACGAGCTGATGGCGGGTCTGCCGCCGGACTCCCCGGGCGGGCGCCCGCACCTGGCCAGGGCATTGGTCCGCGCGGGCACCGTCGCCAGCGTCGACGAGGCGTTCGCCCGGTACCTGGGCGGCCGGGGCAGCTACTACCTTCCGCGCACCGACACCCCGGTGCACCGCGCGATCGACATGATCACCGACGCCGGCGGCGTGACCGTGCTGGCTCACCCGTTCGCCGCGGCGCGTGGACCGATGGTGACCTCCGAGGTCATCGCCGAGCTCGCCGGACACGGGCTCTGCGGCGTCGAGATCGACCACCCCGACCACGATCCGCAGGTGCGGGACCGGCTGCGCGCGCTGGCCGCCGAACTGGACCTGGTGCCGACCGGCAGCAGCGACTACCACGGCACCAACAAGACCATCGCGATCGGCCAGGAGACCACCGCGCCGGAGTCGCTGGACCGACTGGCTCAGCGCTGCACCGGGAGCAAGATCATCGGGTGA
- a CDS encoding ABC transporter ATP-binding protein has protein sequence MAEIVLDKVTKRYPDGALAVDSVDLEIADGEFVILVGPSGCGKSTTLNMIAGLEDISSGELRIGGERMNDRAPKDRDIAMVFQSYALYPHMTVFENMAFPLRLAKVGDAEVRSKVEEAAKVLDLTQHLSRKPANLSGGQRQRVAMGRAIVRSPKAFLMDEPLSNLDAKLRVQMRTSVSKLQKRLGTTTVYVTHDQTEAMTLGDRVVVLRGGLVQQIGAPQHLYEHPANLFVAGFIGSPAMNFLPAEVAESSLRCALGDLPLTDRIRRALESADAPRELILGIRPEHFEDAALVDDALQRSGATFTEEVEVVEEMGSDKYVYFTLRGGRASSAELEELAADAGTAEVPSDDGHLVTRLSVESGARENQQVTVWFDPEKLHLFDPSTGRILT, from the coding sequence GTGGCCGAGATCGTTCTGGACAAGGTGACCAAGCGCTACCCGGACGGGGCGCTCGCGGTGGACTCGGTGGACCTGGAGATCGCCGACGGGGAGTTCGTGATCCTCGTCGGGCCCTCGGGCTGCGGCAAGTCCACCACGCTGAACATGATCGCCGGGCTGGAGGACATCAGCTCCGGCGAGCTGCGCATCGGCGGCGAGCGGATGAACGACCGCGCGCCGAAGGACCGCGACATCGCCATGGTGTTCCAGTCCTACGCGCTCTACCCGCACATGACGGTGTTCGAGAACATGGCGTTCCCGCTGCGGCTGGCCAAGGTGGGCGACGCCGAGGTGCGCTCGAAGGTCGAGGAGGCCGCCAAGGTCCTGGACCTGACCCAGCACCTGTCCCGCAAGCCCGCCAACCTCTCCGGCGGGCAGCGGCAGCGGGTGGCCATGGGGCGGGCGATCGTGCGCAGCCCCAAGGCGTTCCTGATGGACGAGCCGCTGTCCAACCTGGACGCCAAGCTGCGCGTGCAGATGCGGACCTCGGTGTCGAAGCTGCAGAAGCGGCTGGGCACCACCACGGTCTACGTCACCCACGACCAGACCGAGGCGATGACCCTCGGCGACCGGGTCGTGGTGCTGCGCGGCGGGCTCGTGCAGCAGATCGGCGCACCGCAGCACCTCTACGAGCACCCGGCGAACCTGTTCGTCGCGGGGTTCATCGGCTCGCCCGCGATGAACTTCCTGCCCGCCGAGGTCGCCGAGAGCTCGCTGCGCTGCGCGCTCGGGGACCTGCCGCTGACCGACCGGATCCGCCGGGCGCTGGAGTCGGCCGACGCGCCGCGGGAGCTGATCCTGGGCATCCGCCCGGAGCACTTCGAGGACGCCGCGCTGGTCGACGACGCCCTGCAGCGCTCCGGCGCGACCTTCACCGAGGAGGTGGAGGTCGTGGAGGAGATGGGTTCGGACAAGTACGTCTACTTCACCCTGCGCGGCGGGCGTGCCAGCAGCGCGGAGCTGGAGGAGCTGGCCGCCGACGCGGGCACCGCCGAGGTGCCCAGCGACGACGGGCACCTGGTCACCCGGCTCTCGGTGGAGTCGGGGGCTCGGGAGAACCAGCAGGTGACGGTGTGGTTCGACCCGGAGAAGCTGCACCTGTTCGACCCGTCGACGGGCCGCATCCTGACGTGA
- a CDS encoding RecB family exonuclease → MQGQLGLEGIPTKLVRVTPARLANWAQCPRKYRMTYLDRPTPSRAGAWAHSTLGAVVHNVLRAFFELRPGKRTPEQVPALLRRYWKSDGFADAEQVARHRRRAQEWLTAYVEGIEPDAEPVAVERWVSAPMGSIIAEGRVDRLDERGGELVVVDYKTGRHALGVDDARDSLALAIYALAARKNLHRPCRRVELHHLPTGQVASWEHTDGTLRSHLDRAESLAADLQNATDAFVAGGDGAAFPAVTGRHCSWCDFRAHCPEGKQAAPDVAPWALLGE, encoded by the coding sequence GTGCAGGGTCAGCTCGGACTTGAAGGCATCCCCACCAAGCTGGTGCGCGTCACGCCGGCTCGGCTGGCGAACTGGGCGCAGTGCCCGCGCAAGTACCGCATGACCTACCTCGACCGGCCGACGCCTTCGCGCGCCGGGGCCTGGGCGCACAGCACCCTCGGCGCGGTCGTGCACAACGTGCTCCGCGCGTTCTTCGAGCTGCGTCCGGGCAAGCGCACCCCGGAGCAGGTTCCCGCCCTGCTGCGCCGCTACTGGAAGAGCGACGGCTTCGCCGACGCCGAGCAGGTCGCGCGCCACCGCCGCCGGGCGCAGGAGTGGCTGACCGCCTACGTCGAGGGCATCGAGCCCGACGCCGAGCCGGTCGCGGTGGAGCGGTGGGTCTCGGCGCCGATGGGCTCGATCATCGCCGAGGGCCGGGTGGACCGGCTCGACGAGCGCGGTGGCGAGCTCGTCGTGGTCGACTACAAGACCGGTCGGCACGCCCTCGGCGTCGACGACGCGCGCGACTCCCTCGCGCTCGCGATCTACGCGCTGGCGGCGCGCAAGAACCTGCACCGGCCGTGCCGCCGCGTCGAGCTGCACCACCTGCCCACCGGGCAGGTCGCGAGCTGGGAGCACACCGACGGCACGCTGCGCTCGCACCTCGACCGCGCCGAGTCGCTGGCCGCCGACCTGCAGAACGCGACCGACGCGTTCGTCGCCGGCGGCGACGGCGCGGCCTTCCCGGCGGTGACCGGCAGGCACTGCTCGTGGTGCGACTTCCGCGCGCACTGCCCGGAAGGCAAGCAGGCGGCTCCCGACGTCGCGCCGTGGGCGTTGTTGGGGGAATGA
- a CDS encoding general stress protein produces the protein MSNPFTGPGRQSAGTPSLPTPPSGWPIGSYGTYEEAQRAVDHLAESDFPVQEVTIVGVDLMLVERVTGRLSWGRVLGGGAASGAWFGLFVGLILGMFTPQGSWLGPVLVGLGTGVVFGLVFAAVGYASTRGRRDFSSASQLVAGRYDVLAQPKHAEEGRNLLAKLAMRPPSAQ, from the coding sequence GTGTCCAACCCGTTTACCGGCCCCGGTCGGCAGTCGGCGGGTACACCGAGTCTGCCGACGCCGCCGAGCGGCTGGCCGATCGGCTCCTACGGCACGTACGAGGAGGCCCAGCGTGCCGTCGACCACCTGGCCGAAAGCGACTTCCCGGTGCAGGAGGTGACCATCGTCGGCGTCGACCTGATGCTCGTCGAGCGGGTCACCGGCCGGTTGAGCTGGGGCCGGGTCCTGGGCGGGGGCGCCGCGTCGGGAGCGTGGTTCGGTCTCTTCGTCGGCCTCATCCTGGGCATGTTCACCCCGCAGGGCAGCTGGCTCGGCCCGGTGCTGGTCGGCCTGGGCACCGGTGTGGTGTTCGGGCTCGTCTTCGCCGCGGTCGGCTACGCCTCCACGCGCGGCCGCCGCGACTTCTCCTCGGCCAGCCAGCTCGTCGCGGGCCGCTACGACGTCCTCGCGCAGCCCAAGCACGCCGAGGAGGGCCGCAACCTGCTCGCCAAGCTCGCCATGCGCCCACCGTCGGCGCAGTGA
- a CDS encoding NUDIX hydrolase, translating into MIRCVGAVIHDPQGRLLLVKRAREPGRGKWSLPGGKVEPGETDQMAVHREVLEETGLSVTVGDLVGRVLRPAPDGTFEILDYSCRSSGSSLSAGDDAADARWTDSATFATLERENALTEGLADVLRTWDCLPRDGDT; encoded by the coding sequence GTGATCCGTTGCGTCGGCGCTGTGATCCACGACCCGCAAGGCCGGTTGCTGCTGGTCAAACGTGCCCGTGAGCCGGGTCGGGGCAAGTGGTCGCTGCCGGGCGGCAAGGTCGAGCCCGGGGAGACCGACCAGATGGCGGTACACCGCGAGGTCCTGGAGGAAACGGGACTCTCCGTCACTGTCGGCGATCTCGTGGGCCGTGTGCTGCGGCCCGCGCCGGATGGCACCTTCGAGATCCTCGACTACTCCTGCCGGAGTAGTGGATCGTCGCTTTCCGCTGGTGACGACGCCGCGGACGCACGCTGGACGGACAGTGCGACTTTCGCCACACTGGAGCGGGAAAACGCGCTCACGGAGGGTCTCGCCGACGTCCTGCGAACCTGGGACTGCCTACCTCGCGACGGTGACACCTGA
- a CDS encoding magnesium and cobalt transport protein CorA, translating to MPSLSSLGLRARRNGGIRPAQRLPTPVSAYVVDCAVYVDGQRLEGSWTHTEAIDEVRRRGSGFVWIGLHEPSEEQINGLAETFGLHELAVEDAVHAHQRPKLERYDNTLFMVLKTVRYIANETLSANSEIVESGELMAFVGRDFVITVRHGKHAGIAQVRSQLEQDPEQLALGPSAVLHGIADHVVDSYLEVTDAIQDDIDEMEAEVFAPRTKIDAEHIYLMKREVMELRRAVMPLAKPLQRLAEGYTPMVPEDVRSYFRNVDDHLATVSERVASFDELLTTLVDATLAKITLQQNTDMRKISAWVAIISTPTMIAGIYGMNFTVMPETDWTFGYPVTLLVMMSACVVLFKIFRRNKWL from the coding sequence ATGCCAAGCCTTTCCTCGCTCGGTCTTCGCGCCCGCCGCAACGGCGGCATCCGCCCCGCGCAGCGCCTTCCGACACCCGTGTCGGCATACGTCGTCGACTGCGCCGTCTACGTCGACGGACAGCGCCTGGAGGGTTCCTGGACCCACACCGAGGCGATCGACGAAGTGCGCCGCCGCGGCTCCGGATTCGTCTGGATCGGTCTGCACGAGCCCAGCGAGGAGCAGATCAACGGCCTGGCCGAGACCTTCGGGCTGCACGAGCTCGCCGTCGAGGACGCCGTGCACGCCCACCAGCGGCCCAAGCTGGAGCGCTACGACAACACGCTGTTCATGGTGCTCAAGACGGTCCGCTACATCGCCAACGAGACGCTGTCGGCCAACAGCGAGATCGTGGAGAGCGGCGAGCTGATGGCCTTCGTGGGCCGCGACTTCGTCATCACGGTCCGGCACGGCAAGCACGCGGGCATCGCGCAGGTCCGCAGCCAGCTCGAACAGGATCCCGAGCAGCTCGCGCTCGGGCCGTCGGCGGTGCTGCACGGCATCGCCGACCACGTGGTGGACAGCTACCTCGAGGTCACCGACGCGATCCAGGACGACATCGACGAGATGGAGGCCGAGGTCTTCGCGCCCCGGACCAAGATCGACGCCGAGCACATCTACCTGATGAAGCGCGAGGTGATGGAGCTCCGCCGGGCGGTGATGCCGCTGGCCAAGCCGTTGCAGCGGCTGGCGGAGGGCTACACGCCGATGGTGCCGGAGGACGTCCGCTCCTACTTCCGCAACGTCGACGACCACCTGGCCACCGTCTCCGAGCGGGTGGCGTCCTTCGACGAGTTGCTCACCACGCTGGTCGACGCGACGCTGGCCAAGATCACGCTCCAGCAGAACACCGACATGCGCAAGATCTCGGCGTGGGTCGCGATCATCTCGACGCCGACGATGATCGCCGGGATCTACGGGATGAACTTCACCGTGATGCCCGAGACCGACTGGACGTTCGGCTATCCGGTGACGCTGCTGGTCATGATGTCGGCCTGCGTCGTGCTGTTCAAGATCTTCCGGCGGAACAAGTGGTTGTGA